A single region of the Massilia sp. erpn genome encodes:
- a CDS encoding TatD family hydrolase: MPIPSNGGVAAPDAATIEEMFSERSVACPCCGGTLTPSMLAQLVADAGRMEQARHAAARLPAGGSGMLIDPHAHMIARTTDDYEAMARAGIVAVIEPAFWLGQLRTSVGSFIDYFSTITGFERYRAGQFGIRHYCAIGLNPKEANNAALADAVLDVLPRYLGKEGVVALGEIGYDEQTPAEDRVLRAQIELAKEFDLPIMIHTPHRDKKQGTTRTMNVLEECGFDPARCVIDHNNEETVDEVLARGYWCAFTIYPSTKMGNERLSEIVARHGPERIIVDSACDWGVSDPLAVAKSARLMARRGLPADVIHQVVYANALAVYGLNGEMSAADWQEPVPVDQRVLYNNGNSVLRGQAPRVDGRAADDDVIV; the protein is encoded by the coding sequence ATGCCCATTCCAAGCAATGGCGGTGTCGCGGCGCCGGATGCCGCCACCATCGAGGAAATGTTCAGCGAGCGCAGCGTGGCTTGTCCCTGTTGTGGCGGCACGCTGACCCCATCCATGCTGGCGCAGCTGGTGGCCGATGCCGGGCGTATGGAGCAGGCGCGCCATGCGGCGGCGCGCCTGCCGGCCGGCGGCAGCGGCATGCTGATCGACCCGCACGCCCATATGATTGCCCGCACCACCGACGATTACGAGGCGATGGCGCGCGCCGGCATCGTGGCCGTGATCGAACCGGCCTTTTGGCTGGGGCAGCTGCGCACCAGCGTCGGCAGCTTTATCGACTACTTCTCCACCATTACCGGCTTTGAGCGCTACCGCGCGGGGCAGTTCGGCATCCGCCATTACTGCGCGATCGGTCTCAATCCCAAGGAAGCCAATAATGCCGCGCTGGCCGACGCCGTGCTCGATGTGCTGCCGCGCTATCTGGGCAAGGAAGGCGTGGTGGCGCTGGGCGAAATCGGATACGACGAGCAGACCCCGGCCGAAGACCGCGTGCTGCGGGCGCAGATCGAGCTGGCCAAGGAGTTCGATTTGCCGATCATGATCCACACGCCGCACCGCGACAAGAAGCAAGGCACGACGCGCACCATGAATGTGCTGGAAGAATGCGGTTTCGACCCGGCGCGCTGCGTGATCGACCATAACAACGAGGAAACAGTGGACGAGGTGCTGGCGCGCGGCTACTGGTGCGCCTTCACCATCTACCCCTCGACCAAGATGGGCAACGAGCGCCTGAGCGAGATCGTGGCGCGCCATGGCCCGGAACGCATCATCGTCGATTCCGCCTGCGACTGGGGCGTTTCCGATCCGCTGGCCGTGGCCAAATCGGCACGCCTGATGGCCCGGCGCGGCCTGCCGGCTGATGTAATCCATCAGGTGGTGTATGCCAATGCGCTGGCGGTGTATGGCCTGAATGGCGAGATGTCCGCCGCAGACTGGCAAGAACCGGTGCCGGTCGACCAGCGGGTACTGTATAACAACGGCAATTCCGTGCTGCGCGGCCAGGCGCCGCGCGTCGACGGCCGGGCGGCGGACGACGACGTCATTGTGTAA
- a CDS encoding EboA domain-containing protein, translating into MNTATDSGQRSGAAIVMLDGWLRARLPSAALAWFGGQLEALMGQDGAAVLARALGQAPRRLGRDALQLSAAELAQAGRLRPGLEPAAWRIDQAARIVFVLAAYGGQEARFAERLDVLADTAEINEAIALYRGFPLYPAAEAIEHRAREAVRSSMRPVYEAIAHRNPYPVEHFDEGAWNQMVVKSFFLDSPLWPVQGLEQRANPALAQMLLDLAHERWAAGRAVSPELWRCVAPHADGRGHAAMLRVLESGTEMERLAVALSLRAAGGADAGLLRAECRRQGLEARAAQLSWSDCSPHPTNE; encoded by the coding sequence ATGAATACCGCTACCGATTCGGGGCAGCGCAGCGGCGCCGCCATCGTCATGCTTGACGGTTGGCTGCGCGCGCGCCTGCCCAGCGCTGCGCTGGCCTGGTTCGGCGGGCAGCTGGAGGCGTTGATGGGCCAGGACGGCGCGGCCGTTCTGGCGCGCGCCCTGGGCCAGGCGCCGCGCCGGCTGGGCCGGGACGCGTTGCAATTGAGCGCGGCGGAGCTGGCCCAGGCTGGCCGCCTGCGCCCCGGCCTGGAGCCAGCCGCCTGGCGTATCGACCAGGCGGCGCGCATCGTCTTCGTTCTGGCGGCCTATGGCGGCCAGGAAGCGCGCTTTGCCGAGCGCCTGGATGTGCTGGCCGATACGGCGGAAATCAACGAGGCCATTGCGCTGTATCGCGGCTTCCCCCTGTATCCGGCGGCCGAGGCTATCGAGCACCGGGCGCGCGAAGCGGTGCGCTCCAGCATGCGCCCCGTGTACGAAGCCATCGCCCATCGCAATCCTTACCCGGTGGAGCACTTCGACGAAGGAGCCTGGAACCAGATGGTGGTGAAAAGCTTCTTTCTCGACAGCCCGCTCTGGCCGGTGCAAGGCCTGGAACAGCGCGCCAACCCGGCGCTGGCGCAGATGCTGCTCGACCTGGCGCATGAGCGCTGGGCGGCGGGAAGGGCGGTCAGCCCCGAGCTGTGGCGCTGCGTCGCGCCGCATGCCGATGGCAGGGGCCATGCCGCCATGCTGCGCGTGCTGGAAAGCGGCACCGAAATGGAGCGCCTGGCCGTGGCCCTGAGCCTGCGCGCGGCCGGCGGCGCCGACGCCGGCCTGCTGCGCGCCGAATGCCGGCGCCAGGGGCTGGAGGCGCGGGCGGCGCAACTGTCCTGGTCCGATTGCAGTCCCCATCCCACCAACGAATAG
- a CDS encoding UbiA family prenyltransferase: MNTLIRKTPALGVYLRLGRVSNLPTVWTNVLAGTVLGGGSAAAFQPRTALVMAAISAFYLAGMYLNDAFDRVIDARERPSRPIPAGEISAAAVFCTGFALLALGLSGLALCGAAPVLSGCALAACILLYDVWHKGNPASPLVMGVCRALVYLAAGAAAAAPQELPGAALAAAGLAVLAHVAGLTYAAKQESLDRLERLWPLAVLALAPLAYLPAVLEMLAQPDSAGMAVAGMLLSLLAADVLAVRLLRRRAARGDVGRAVAQLIAAISLLDGLILAAAGAPLTLLAACVAAYGTTRLLQRVIPGT, translated from the coding sequence ATGAATACCCTGATCCGTAAAACGCCGGCCCTGGGCGTCTATCTGCGCCTGGGGCGGGTTTCGAATCTGCCCACCGTCTGGACCAATGTGCTGGCCGGAACGGTGCTGGGCGGCGGCAGCGCGGCAGCCTTCCAGCCTCGCACGGCGCTGGTGATGGCCGCCATCTCGGCCTTTTACCTGGCTGGCATGTATTTGAACGATGCCTTCGACCGCGTCATTGATGCGCGCGAACGCCCCAGCCGGCCGATTCCGGCCGGCGAGATCAGCGCCGCTGCGGTGTTCTGCACCGGGTTTGCACTGCTGGCACTGGGCTTGTCCGGCCTGGCCCTGTGCGGCGCCGCGCCGGTGCTGAGCGGCTGTGCGCTGGCGGCCTGCATCCTGCTGTATGACGTTTGGCATAAGGGCAATCCGGCCAGCCCCCTGGTCATGGGCGTGTGCCGCGCCCTGGTGTATCTGGCAGCTGGAGCGGCCGCCGCCGCGCCGCAGGAGCTGCCCGGCGCGGCGCTGGCGGCGGCGGGCCTGGCCGTGCTGGCCCATGTGGCGGGCCTGACGTATGCCGCCAAACAGGAAAGCCTGGACCGGCTGGAGCGGCTTTGGCCGCTGGCCGTGCTGGCCCTTGCGCCGCTGGCGTACCTGCCTGCCGTGCTGGAGATGCTGGCGCAGCCTGACAGCGCGGGCATGGCCGTTGCCGGCATGCTGCTGTCCCTGCTGGCGGCCGATGTGCTGGCCGTGCGCCTGCTGCGGCGCCGTGCCGCGCGCGGCGATGTGGGACGGGCGGTGGCACAGCTGATTGCCGCCATCTCCCTGCTTGACGGCTTGATCCTGGCGGCGGCCGGTGCGCCCTTGACGCTGTTGGCAGCCTGCGTGGCGGCGTATGGCACGACCCGCCTGCTGCAGCGCGTGATTCCCGGTACTTGA
- the eboE gene encoding metabolite traffic protein EboE has product MRMSVGAGLTTLCYCSNIHAGESWQEVSASLEEYIPAVRAGLEERGLLAPGQAFGVGLRLSAQAVVALETEAALSAFQSQLDRLHAYVSTINAFPYGQFHGVRVKEKVYLPDWRSAERLDYTASAARILARLLAPGEAGSISTVPGGLRDALDADGIGLIARQLQQAVIMLRDLEASSGRCVVLALEPEPACLLENTDDVLDFFRHHLLDAQACTRLAGLAGVSPAQAEALTRRHLGICYDVCHAAVGFEEPAGALARLAAAGIAVPKLQLSSALRIPAMRADLLPALAALEQGVYLHQVVVQGQGQQHYTDLPEALAAFARGQARGEWRIHCHVPVFLAAGGAFASTQAQLRAALAALPAMARVPLLEVETYTWDVLPSSFRPISKAAAIARELAFIIEELRA; this is encoded by the coding sequence ATGCGCATGAGCGTGGGTGCAGGACTGACGACGCTGTGCTACTGCAGCAATATTCACGCAGGCGAGAGCTGGCAGGAGGTGAGCGCCAGCCTGGAAGAATACATTCCGGCGGTGCGCGCCGGGCTGGAGGAAAGGGGGCTGCTGGCGCCCGGCCAGGCTTTCGGCGTGGGCTTGCGCCTGTCAGCCCAGGCGGTGGTGGCGCTGGAAACGGAGGCGGCATTGTCTGCCTTCCAGTCGCAGCTGGACCGGCTGCATGCCTATGTCTCCACCATCAATGCCTTCCCCTATGGCCAATTCCATGGCGTGCGTGTCAAGGAGAAGGTCTACCTGCCGGACTGGCGCAGCGCGGAACGCCTGGACTACACGGCCAGCGCGGCGCGCATTCTGGCGCGGCTGCTGGCGCCCGGTGAAGCGGGCAGCATTTCCACCGTCCCGGGGGGGCTGCGCGATGCGCTGGATGCGGACGGCATTGGCCTGATTGCGCGCCAGCTGCAGCAGGCTGTCATCATGCTGCGCGATCTGGAAGCATCGAGCGGACGCTGCGTGGTCCTGGCGCTGGAACCGGAACCGGCCTGCCTGCTGGAAAACACGGACGATGTGCTGGACTTCTTCCGGCACCATCTGCTGGACGCGCAAGCCTGCACCCGGCTCGCCGGCCTAGCCGGCGTGAGCCCGGCACAGGCCGAGGCGCTGACCCGCCGCCATCTCGGCATCTGCTACGACGTCTGCCATGCGGCGGTCGGTTTCGAGGAACCCGCCGGCGCCCTGGCCCGGCTGGCGGCGGCCGGCATCGCCGTGCCCAAGCTGCAGCTCTCCAGCGCCCTGCGCATTCCCGCCATGCGGGCCGACCTGCTGCCCGCGCTGGCGGCACTGGAACAGGGCGTCTATCTGCACCAGGTGGTGGTGCAAGGCCAGGGCCAGCAGCACTACACCGACCTGCCCGAAGCGCTGGCCGCATTCGCGCGCGGCCAGGCGCGGGGCGAATGGCGCATCCACTGTCATGTGCCGGTGTTCCTGGCCGCGGGGGGCGCTTTCGCATCCACCCAGGCGCAGCTGCGGGCGGCGCTGGCGGCCTTGCCCGCCATGGCGCGCGTGCCGCTGCTGGAAGTGGAAACCTATACCTGGGACGTGCTGCCGTCTTCCTTCCGCCCGATATCCAAGGCGGCGGCGATCGCGCGCGAGCTGGCTTTCATTATCGAGGAATTGCGAGCATGA